Proteins found in one Leptolyngbya sp. CCY15150 genomic segment:
- the leuD gene encoding 3-isopropylmalate dehydratase small subunit produces MTIVQTHTGRALPLTGNDIDTDRIIPARFLRCVTFDGLGAHAFEDDRQQLNGQHAFDHPAYQGATVLVVNRNFGCGSSREHAPQALAKWGIQALIGESFAEIFFGNCVAMGIPCVTAASEDVTRLQAAIAADPQLTVTVDLANLTASYGDQSMAIAIGEGVRQMFLSGTWDACGQLVAQAEQVKAVAARLPYVAWSK; encoded by the coding sequence ATGACTATTGTCCAAACCCACACCGGTCGCGCCCTGCCCCTCACCGGCAACGATATTGATACCGATCGGATCATTCCCGCCCGCTTCCTGCGCTGCGTCACCTTCGATGGTCTCGGAGCCCATGCCTTTGAAGACGATCGCCAGCAGTTGAACGGTCAACATGCCTTCGATCATCCCGCCTACCAAGGAGCCACGGTGCTGGTGGTCAACCGCAACTTCGGCTGCGGTTCGTCGCGGGAGCACGCTCCCCAAGCCCTAGCCAAGTGGGGCATTCAAGCGCTGATTGGCGAAAGCTTTGCAGAAATTTTCTTTGGCAACTGCGTGGCCATGGGTATCCCCTGCGTCACGGCTGCTTCTGAGGATGTCACCCGTTTGCAGGCGGCGATCGCTGCTGATCCCCAGCTTACCGTGACCGTCGATTTAGCCAACCTGACCGCCAGCTACGGGGATCAATCCATGGCGATCGCCATCGGTGAAGGCGTGCGTCAGATGTTCCTGTCTGGCACCTGGGATGCCTGCGGTCAACTCGTCGCCCAGGCAGAACAGGTGAAGGCTGTCGCAGCTCGCTTGCCCTATGTGGCTTGGAGCAAGTAG
- the leuC gene encoding 3-isopropylmalate dehydratase large subunit, translating to MSAGTLFDNVWDLHTVGTLPSGQTQLFIGLHLIHEVTSPQAFAMLRDRGLKVLFPDRTVATVDHIVPTENQARPFVDTLAEEMMQAIERNATDNGITFYNVKSGNQGIVHVIAPEQGLTQPGMTIACGDSHTSTHGAFGAIAFGIGTSQVRDVLASQTLALSKLKVRRVEVNGTLNPGVYAKDVILHIIRKLGVKGGVGYAYEYAGTTFEQMSMEERMTVCNMAIEGGARCGYINPDQTTYDYLKGRDFAPKGEAWDQAVAWWNGLRSDADAQYDDVVVFDAAEIEPTVTWGITPGQGIGVSEPIPTPDTMPEDERAIAQEAYQYMKLQPGTPIQGTAIDVCFIGSCTNGRIEDLREAAKVAKGKRVAASVKAFVVPGSERVKQQAEAEGLHDVFVNAGFEWREPGCSMCLAMNPDKLQGAQISASSSNRNFKGRQGSSSGRTLLMSPAMVAAAAIAGHVTDVRSVL from the coding sequence ATGAGCGCAGGCACTCTCTTCGATAACGTTTGGGACTTACATACCGTGGGCACTTTGCCCTCCGGTCAAACACAGCTTTTTATTGGACTGCACCTGATCCACGAGGTCACCAGTCCCCAAGCTTTCGCCATGCTGCGCGATCGCGGCCTCAAGGTTCTCTTCCCCGATCGCACCGTTGCCACCGTGGATCACATTGTCCCTACGGAAAACCAAGCCCGTCCCTTTGTAGACACCTTGGCGGAAGAGATGATGCAGGCCATCGAACGCAATGCCACCGACAACGGCATCACGTTTTATAACGTCAAGTCCGGCAACCAGGGCATCGTCCATGTGATTGCCCCAGAGCAGGGGTTGACCCAGCCCGGTATGACCATTGCCTGCGGAGATAGCCACACCTCCACCCACGGAGCCTTCGGGGCGATCGCCTTTGGTATTGGCACCAGTCAAGTGCGAGATGTGTTGGCGTCCCAAACCTTGGCCCTGTCGAAGCTGAAGGTGCGGCGGGTGGAGGTCAATGGCACCCTGAATCCGGGGGTCTATGCCAAGGATGTGATTCTCCACATCATCCGTAAGCTCGGTGTTAAGGGCGGTGTGGGCTATGCCTACGAATACGCCGGTACTACGTTTGAACAGATGTCCATGGAAGAGCGCATGACCGTGTGCAACATGGCCATTGAGGGTGGCGCTCGCTGCGGCTACATCAATCCCGATCAGACCACCTACGACTACCTCAAGGGACGGGACTTTGCCCCCAAGGGCGAAGCCTGGGATCAAGCCGTGGCCTGGTGGAACGGTCTGCGCAGTGATGCCGATGCCCAGTACGACGATGTGGTGGTCTTCGATGCAGCGGAGATTGAACCGACGGTCACCTGGGGGATCACGCCGGGGCAAGGGATTGGCGTCAGCGAACCGATCCCCACGCCAGACACCATGCCGGAAGACGAACGGGCGATCGCGCAGGAAGCCTATCAATATATGAAGCTCCAACCTGGCACTCCTATCCAAGGTACGGCCATTGACGTTTGCTTTATCGGTAGCTGCACCAACGGCCGCATCGAAGACCTGCGGGAAGCCGCTAAGGTGGCCAAGGGCAAGCGGGTAGCTGCTTCCGTCAAGGCCTTTGTCGTCCCCGGCTCGGAGCGGGTGAAGCAACAGGCGGAGGCGGAAGGTCTCCATGATGTGTTTGTGAATGCGGGGTTTGAATGGCGTGAACCCGGCTGTTCCATGTGTCTAGCCATGAACCCCGACAAGCTCCAGGGCGCACAAATTAGCGCCTCGTCCTCCAACCGCAACTTCAAAGGACGGCAGGGATCATCCTCAGGACGCACGCTCTTGATGAGTCCGGCGATGGTGGCAGCGGCAGCGATCGCTGGCCATGTTACCGATGTGCGCAGCGTCCTGTAG
- a CDS encoding LysR family transcriptional regulator encodes MEFRHLRYFVAVAEELHFGRAAERLHMAQPPLSQQIRQLEEQLGFQVFHRTKRRVTLTEAGQVFLEHSQDLLQQLERAVEAGRQASRGEVGQLAIGFVSSATYNVLPMILHEFRDRFPQVNLTLRELTTDQQVRWLAENRLDVGFIRPPIDDAQLKTQVILQEPLVVALPVHHPLAAQAAIPLKSLAGESFILFPRRLAPGLYDQVISLCQSADFSPKVVQEAIQMQTIVSLVAARMGVAIVPISIQHLGRTGVVYRPLQEATPQAAIALLWHPDQLTPVSQQFLDMVHRLTH; translated from the coding sequence ATTGAATTTCGACATCTGCGCTATTTCGTCGCCGTGGCGGAAGAACTCCACTTTGGGCGGGCCGCCGAGCGACTGCACATGGCCCAGCCGCCCCTGAGTCAGCAAATCCGCCAACTTGAGGAGCAGCTTGGCTTTCAGGTGTTTCATCGCACCAAGCGCCGGGTGACGCTCACCGAGGCGGGGCAGGTATTTTTGGAGCACAGTCAGGATTTGTTGCAGCAGCTTGAGCGGGCGGTGGAAGCGGGGCGTCAGGCCAGCCGTGGGGAAGTGGGTCAGTTGGCGATCGGCTTTGTGAGTTCTGCCACCTACAACGTGCTGCCGATGATCCTGCATGAATTTCGCGATCGCTTCCCCCAGGTCAACCTCACGCTGCGGGAACTGACGACCGATCAACAGGTGCGCTGGCTGGCGGAAAATCGTCTCGACGTCGGCTTCATTCGCCCGCCCATCGACGATGCTCAGCTTAAAACCCAGGTGATTTTGCAGGAACCGCTGGTGGTGGCTCTGCCAGTTCACCATCCCCTGGCTGCCCAAGCGGCCATTCCCCTAAAATCCCTGGCGGGGGAATCGTTTATTCTCTTTCCCCGCCGCCTAGCTCCCGGTCTGTATGACCAGGTGATTAGCCTCTGCCAATCGGCGGACTTTAGCCCCAAGGTGGTTCAAGAAGCCATCCAAATGCAGACCATTGTCAGCCTGGTGGCCGCCCGGATGGGCGTGGCGATCGTACCGATATCCATCCAGCATTTGGGGCGCACCGGCGTGGTCTATCGACCCCTGCAAGAAGCAACCCCCCAGGCAGCGATCGCCCTCCTCTGGCATCCAGACCAACTCACCCCCGTCAGCCAGCAGTTTCTAGACATGGTTCACCGCTTGACCCATTAG
- a CDS encoding GAF domain-containing protein, producing the protein MLLTTVLLFLHQLKNILVSGSSPSAQQSQSLRRILDRIRGSLELNVVLQTAVDEISDLLGVESCIFFWYFKDIQRIQVVCQTQPSEHPSLVGDYPLARFGSAATLVRKGEFAAGFTTSSSHGQGLLSRPFIQMRSPHLPRWDVLGQPVNLLVPVKGQANALGFIAALGPCSTPLSNADLDLIQTIAQQLEVAIYQAQLYETIQKQARREQVVNYITNQTRQSLDLRLVLSQTITQVMDAIGSDRCLVHLVNPPDETSQLFQSLPDTERIGNVCRQHYLFEVCRPPFLPSIQDFDTNGPITRWVTEHRQRVVITDVAQDPRIGDCNPEYQDAQIRSALMVPVQTKERLHAILYINQCSHVRYWSKDDQELAQAVADQLAISIQQAYLYTQVQQQAETSRAQAQQLSQTLLDLQHTQAQLIQSEKMSSLGRMVAGVAHEINNPVSFIYGNIPHVEKYVEGLMQLVQLYRDRTPEDEELRSLIDDLDLDFLLRDLPDTLRSMQTGAERIRQIVLSLRRFVRLDEAEWKLADLHDSLDTALDILKSQIPLDVTVRRHYGDLPWIECYPQLLNQVFVNIVGNALDALADLPSQSPKFIDISTALYSDRETGQTWMRIAIADNGPGIAPEHQTRIFDPFFTTKDVGRGTGLGLTVSYQTIVHQHRGHIGLQSTPQHGTQITLDLPIYGMGSSET; encoded by the coding sequence GTGCTGCTGACGACCGTGCTTTTATTTCTCCACCAGCTTAAGAATATTTTGGTGTCTGGATCTTCTCCCTCCGCGCAGCAAAGTCAATCCCTGCGTCGCATTCTCGATCGCATTCGCGGCTCTCTAGAGCTGAATGTGGTGCTGCAAACGGCTGTCGATGAAATCTCCGACTTGTTGGGGGTCGAGTCCTGCATATTTTTCTGGTATTTCAAAGATATCCAGCGCATTCAAGTGGTTTGCCAAACCCAGCCGTCTGAGCATCCTTCTCTCGTGGGCGACTATCCCCTCGCTCGCTTTGGCAGTGCGGCGACCTTGGTGCGCAAAGGGGAATTTGCGGCGGGGTTCACAACGTCCTCATCCCACGGACAAGGGCTGTTGAGTCGTCCGTTTATTCAAATGCGATCGCCCCATCTACCGCGCTGGGATGTGTTGGGGCAGCCGGTGAATTTGCTGGTGCCGGTGAAGGGGCAGGCCAATGCCCTGGGGTTTATTGCGGCCCTGGGGCCCTGCAGTACGCCCTTGAGCAATGCCGATTTGGATCTGATTCAAACCATTGCCCAGCAGCTTGAGGTGGCTATTTACCAAGCGCAGCTCTACGAAACCATCCAAAAACAGGCGCGGCGAGAGCAGGTGGTGAACTACATCACCAATCAAACGCGTCAAAGTTTGGATCTACGCTTGGTGCTGTCCCAGACTATTACCCAGGTTATGGATGCCATCGGTAGCGATCGCTGCCTGGTGCATTTGGTCAACCCGCCAGATGAAACCTCTCAGTTGTTCCAAAGCCTGCCGGATACCGAGCGCATTGGCAACGTTTGTCGCCAACACTACCTCTTTGAAGTCTGCCGTCCGCCCTTTTTGCCGTCGATTCAGGACTTTGACACCAACGGGCCGATCACCCGCTGGGTGACCGAACATCGGCAGCGGGTGGTGATCACCGATGTAGCCCAGGATCCGCGCATTGGGGACTGCAATCCCGAGTATCAGGATGCCCAAATTCGCTCTGCCCTGATGGTGCCGGTGCAAACCAAGGAGCGTCTCCACGCCATTTTGTACATCAACCAGTGCAGCCATGTGCGCTATTGGTCAAAAGACGACCAAGAACTGGCCCAGGCGGTGGCGGATCAACTCGCCATTTCCATCCAGCAGGCTTATCTCTACACCCAGGTGCAGCAGCAGGCTGAAACCAGTCGCGCCCAAGCTCAGCAGCTTAGCCAAACGTTGCTGGATCTGCAGCATACCCAGGCCCAGCTCATCCAAAGTGAGAAAATGTCTAGCCTAGGGCGGATGGTGGCAGGGGTAGCCCATGAGATTAACAACCCGGTGAGCTTCATCTACGGCAACATTCCCCACGTGGAGAAGTATGTGGAGGGATTGATGCAACTGGTGCAGCTCTACCGCGATCGCACCCCTGAAGATGAGGAACTGCGATCGCTGATCGACGACCTCGATCTAGACTTTCTGCTGCGAGATCTACCCGACACCCTGCGGTCGATGCAAACTGGGGCGGAGCGCATTCGCCAGATTGTCCTGTCCCTACGGCGGTTTGTCCGGCTGGATGAAGCGGAATGGAAGCTGGCTGACCTGCACGATAGTCTAGACACCGCTCTGGATATCCTCAAAAGCCAGATTCCCCTTGATGTGACGGTGCGGCGGCATTATGGCGACCTGCCCTGGATAGAATGCTATCCCCAATTGCTGAATCAAGTGTTTGTGAATATTGTCGGCAATGCCCTCGATGCCCTAGCCGATCTGCCGTCCCAGAGCCCCAAGTTTATTGATATCTCCACAGCGCTCTACTCCGATCGCGAAACCGGCCAGACTTGGATGCGGATTGCGATCGCTGACAACGGCCCGGGCATCGCGCCAGAACACCAAACCCGCATCTTTGATCCCTTTTTCACCACCAAAGATGTGGGGCGAGGTACAGGTCTGGGGCTCACCGTCAGCTATCAAACCATCGTGCATCAACATCGAGGGCATATTGGTCTGCAGTCTACCCCCCAGCATGGCACCCAGATCACCCTGGATTTGCCGATCTATGGCATGGGATCAAGCGAAACCTAA
- the codA gene encoding cytosine deaminase, which translates to MNQSASASTPTSTPTYDILLRQGCLLHPDRPSEVVDLGIRDGQIAAIASQIDGTAMTELDVTGQVISPPLVESHVHLDSARTIGNPRWNQSGTLFEGIDIWSDRKKTLTVDEVCDRAVGTLKQQALQGVLFVRSHADVSEPTLTALQGLLAAREQVKDWMTLQVVAFPQDGIYSQPKNNDLMEEAMKLGADAVGGIPHYELTREDGVQSVHRIFDLAERYDRLIDVHCDEIDDDQARFLEVMAACAIRRGNGPKVTASHTTAFSSYNNAYAMKLLGFLQRAQINFVSNPLINITLQGRTDNHPKRRGVTRVKELWQLGLNVSLGHDCIQDPWYSLGTGNMLDVASMAIHVCHMTGQAEIDACYNMVTWHGAKTLNVADDYGLEVGKPANVIVLAASDRYDAICRRATVQYVISRGQMLAQTRPPEPQWCQ; encoded by the coding sequence TTGAATCAGTCTGCGTCAGCCTCTACCCCGACCTCTACCCCAACCTACGACATCCTGCTCCGCCAGGGATGTCTACTCCACCCCGATCGCCCCTCAGAGGTCGTCGATCTAGGCATTCGTGATGGACAGATTGCCGCGATTGCCTCCCAGATCGACGGCACTGCGATGACAGAGCTGGATGTGACCGGCCAGGTGATCAGTCCGCCCTTGGTGGAATCCCATGTTCATCTTGACTCTGCCCGCACCATTGGCAACCCCCGCTGGAATCAAAGCGGCACCTTGTTTGAAGGCATTGATATTTGGAGCGATCGCAAAAAGACGCTGACTGTTGATGAGGTGTGCGATCGGGCTGTAGGCACCCTCAAGCAGCAGGCACTGCAGGGGGTGCTGTTTGTGCGCAGTCACGCGGATGTCAGTGAACCCACCCTCACGGCCCTACAAGGATTATTGGCTGCTCGGGAGCAGGTGAAGGATTGGATGACGCTGCAGGTGGTGGCATTTCCCCAGGATGGCATCTACAGCCAGCCGAAAAATAATGACCTCATGGAGGAAGCCATGAAGCTGGGGGCTGATGCGGTGGGCGGCATTCCCCACTATGAACTCACGCGGGAAGATGGGGTGCAGTCGGTGCATCGCATCTTTGACCTGGCGGAACGCTACGATCGCTTAATTGATGTCCACTGTGATGAAATCGACGACGACCAGGCCCGCTTTTTAGAAGTCATGGCCGCCTGTGCCATTCGTCGCGGCAATGGCCCGAAGGTCACCGCTAGCCACACCACCGCCTTTAGCTCCTACAACAATGCCTATGCCATGAAGCTCCTAGGCTTTTTGCAGCGCGCCCAAATCAACTTTGTCTCCAACCCGTTAATTAACATCACCCTCCAAGGCCGTACCGACAACCACCCCAAACGGCGCGGCGTGACGCGGGTGAAGGAGCTATGGCAGTTAGGGCTCAATGTCAGCCTGGGTCATGACTGCATCCAAGATCCTTGGTACAGCTTGGGTACCGGCAATATGCTAGATGTAGCCAGCATGGCGATCCATGTTTGCCACATGACCGGCCAAGCCGAAATCGATGCCTGCTACAACATGGTGACCTGGCATGGAGCCAAAACGCTGAATGTGGCGGATGACTATGGTCTAGAGGTGGGCAAACCGGCGAATGTGATTGTGCTAGCAGCCAGCGATCGCTACGATGCCATTTGCCGTCGTGCTACGGTGCAGTATGTGATCTCCCGTGGGCAGATGCTGGCCCAAACCCGTCCTCCCGAACCCCAGTGGTGCCAATGA
- a CDS encoding DUF309 domain-containing protein yields MTDPIPADFWQGVDQFNQGDFYACHDTLEAIWMEAPQYQKGFYQGVLQLAVALYHLSNHNWRGTVTLLGEGVHRLAAYPSDYAEIDVAQLMHQSAVLLRSLQELGPDEVEAIAQQVFHPVDPAQSLCPVIQQV; encoded by the coding sequence ATGACTGATCCGATTCCCGCCGATTTTTGGCAAGGCGTTGACCAATTTAACCAAGGCGATTTCTATGCCTGCCACGACACCCTAGAGGCCATTTGGATGGAAGCGCCCCAGTACCAAAAGGGCTTCTACCAAGGGGTGTTGCAACTGGCGGTGGCGCTCTACCACCTGAGTAACCATAACTGGCGGGGCACTGTCACGCTGCTGGGGGAGGGGGTGCATCGCCTAGCAGCTTACCCATCTGACTACGCTGAGATTGATGTGGCACAGTTGATGCACCAAAGTGCTGTCCTGCTGCGATCGCTTCAGGAATTGGGGCCGGATGAGGTAGAAGCGATCGCCCAGCAGGTGTTTCATCCTGTAGACCCTGCCCAGTCTCTCTGCCCGGTGATTCAGCAAGTATAG
- a CDS encoding DUF86 domain-containing protein, with translation MPSRDWQNRVRDVLAAIAEIREFTNGLTFDEFQDDRKTISAVLYSLAIIGEAVRVIPPELEASHPEIPWDDVRGMRNIVIHEYFQVNLSIIWQTIQDDLVSLEFSLRQLLNS, from the coding sequence GTGCCTTCTAGAGATTGGCAAAATAGAGTAAGAGACGTACTAGCCGCGATCGCTGAAATCCGAGAGTTCACCAACGGGCTTACGTTCGATGAGTTTCAAGACGATCGAAAGACAATCAGTGCAGTTTTGTATAGTCTTGCAATTATTGGTGAAGCAGTTCGTGTTATTCCACCTGAGCTGGAGGCGTCACATCCTGAAATTCCTTGGGACGATGTGCGTGGAATGCGAAATATTGTGATTCACGAGTATTTTCAAGTGAATTTGTCTATCATTTGGCAAACAATTCAAGACGATCTGGTTTCATTGGAATTCTCTCTTCGCCAATTGCTAAACTCTTGA
- a CDS encoding nucleotidyltransferase family protein, producing the protein MRKQEALTLLAKHQSTLKGFGVKSLMLFGSVARDEARPDSDVDLLVEFDRPVGLFTFVRLKRYLEEILESSVDLGTTDSLKPYLQEPVFREAIRAF; encoded by the coding sequence GTGCGAAAACAGGAAGCCCTTACATTACTAGCAAAGCACCAAAGCACACTGAAGGGTTTTGGCGTGAAGTCTCTGATGCTGTTTGGTTCAGTGGCAAGGGATGAAGCGCGACCAGACAGCGATGTCGATCTACTAGTAGAGTTTGATCGTCCGGTTGGGTTATTTACTTTTGTGCGCTTGAAACGATACCTAGAGGAGATTTTAGAGAGCTCCGTTGATCTGGGTACGACCGACTCCCTCAAACCTTATCTACAAGAACCCGTTTTTCGGGAGGCGATTCGTGCCTTCTAG
- a CDS encoding cyclic nucleotide-binding domain-containing protein: MFAQLPERQMHGVRWVLTMGWLLIIASLLYDPWTSALTTPDHPWSPLRLQDTCIQVQGECLSEQPYPLGTTLFWGAIVPSAIFILLVFGHELWRRICPLSFLSQIPRALGWQRQFKRENKKTGKVRYELAKVDSNSWLGRNYPYVQFGWLFIGLCGRILFFNADRLVLASWLLFTVAASIAVGYWYGGKSWCQYFCPMAPVQSIYSEPGGLLSSPAHTSEQLITQSMCRTVLPEGKEQSACVACQNPCIDIDAERTYWNSLNKRETPFLYYGYVGLVIGYFVYYYLYAGNWDYYFSGVWVRQPDQLASLFSPGLYLFGQVINIPKLVAVPLVLGACTAIAYGGGRWIEKRAKAYSRRHQTNVTIETIRHRMFTLCTFGIFNVFFIFAGRPLVQLFPLSVQYLYDLGLVTLSTLWLYKTWRRSPDLYSRENLARRFRKQLEKLQLDVSQFLEGRALSDLNTHEVYVLAKVLPGFTREKRHQAYKGVVRESLEEGYVNYSSSLDMLHQMRQELGITDDEHRIVLEELGIEDPELLNPSRQRSLENQIRLSGYRKSLERLMLLQSKQPDRTALEPSLPDSAAVQSLRRQYSITPQEEEWILSGFSVNASRAKKAEFLTAQLPGLIESYRALNQPMLHEHKAVLTLLRENISHKKELIVRSLLETLDLLQSEPAAFSLAQSLQHAAPVVLGDLLDQENWGDRLPPDILHCLIQPGESPVSCSLEFSPEAILGHLDVLLQEQNPMIQAAALYMIAQLDPDRSLAIARNHRHTFSSHLVQETIDQLLTWQSSSTEKLTLTQFPTLEKLVYLFNSDFFHRMQSDTLIALADRAEVRPYNQGDVITEAGDTCRELLLLIEGDADIHYQTESGVHVEQLHPGQTLDELEVLAHSSSENTIVADSERTRILAISVDTFDDLLDHDLDFARRVLELESRQLQRFVRSIQPQFP, encoded by the coding sequence ATGTTTGCACAACTGCCAGAGCGGCAAATGCACGGAGTTCGTTGGGTATTAACGATGGGTTGGCTCTTGATCATTGCCTCCCTATTGTATGACCCTTGGACCTCGGCGCTAACCACCCCTGATCATCCTTGGAGTCCTTTGCGGCTTCAGGATACCTGCATCCAGGTGCAGGGAGAATGCTTATCTGAGCAGCCTTATCCCTTAGGAACAACCCTCTTCTGGGGAGCTATTGTACCATCCGCCATCTTCATTTTGCTGGTATTTGGCCATGAGCTATGGCGGCGGATTTGTCCCCTGTCGTTTTTGTCTCAAATCCCTCGGGCATTGGGATGGCAGCGGCAGTTTAAGCGAGAGAATAAAAAGACTGGCAAAGTACGTTACGAGTTGGCAAAGGTTGACTCAAATTCATGGCTGGGTCGCAATTATCCCTATGTGCAATTTGGTTGGTTATTTATAGGATTGTGCGGGCGAATTTTGTTTTTCAATGCCGATCGCTTGGTATTAGCGAGCTGGCTATTGTTCACCGTGGCAGCATCGATCGCGGTGGGCTACTGGTATGGTGGTAAATCCTGGTGTCAGTACTTTTGTCCAATGGCTCCGGTGCAAAGCATCTACAGTGAACCAGGAGGTTTATTAAGCAGCCCAGCCCATACGAGCGAGCAACTGATCACGCAATCCATGTGCCGTACGGTGCTGCCAGAGGGCAAGGAGCAAAGTGCCTGCGTCGCCTGTCAAAATCCCTGCATTGATATTGATGCGGAGCGCACCTACTGGAACAGCTTGAACAAGCGCGAAACCCCATTTTTATACTATGGCTATGTGGGCTTAGTCATAGGTTATTTTGTCTATTACTATCTCTATGCAGGCAACTGGGACTATTACTTTTCTGGCGTATGGGTGCGGCAACCCGATCAACTCGCGTCGCTGTTTAGCCCGGGGCTCTACCTGTTTGGACAGGTCATCAACATTCCCAAATTGGTTGCCGTTCCGCTCGTGCTGGGTGCCTGCACGGCGATCGCCTATGGGGGAGGCCGCTGGATTGAAAAACGGGCTAAAGCCTACAGTCGACGACATCAGACGAACGTGACGATCGAAACCATTCGGCATCGCATGTTTACCCTATGCACCTTTGGTATTTTTAACGTCTTCTTTATTTTTGCCGGGCGTCCCCTGGTACAGCTTTTCCCGTTGTCGGTGCAATACCTTTACGATCTGGGCTTGGTGACGCTGAGTACCCTCTGGCTTTATAAAACCTGGCGACGTAGCCCTGACCTCTATTCTCGTGAAAATCTAGCGCGGCGATTCCGTAAGCAGTTAGAGAAACTACAGCTCGATGTATCCCAGTTTTTAGAAGGACGGGCACTCAGCGATCTGAATACGCATGAGGTGTATGTGTTAGCCAAGGTGCTGCCTGGCTTTACCCGCGAGAAGCGACACCAGGCCTATAAGGGCGTGGTGCGAGAATCGCTAGAAGAAGGCTATGTCAACTACTCCAGCAGCTTAGATATGTTGCATCAAATGCGTCAAGAGCTAGGCATTACGGATGATGAACACCGCATTGTGTTAGAGGAATTGGGCATTGAAGATCCAGAATTACTTAATCCGTCCCGTCAACGCAGTTTAGAAAATCAGATTCGCTTAAGCGGCTACCGCAAATCCCTGGAGCGGTTAATGCTACTGCAAAGCAAGCAGCCTGATCGCACAGCCCTGGAGCCATCATTACCAGATTCAGCCGCGGTTCAGTCCTTACGCCGCCAATATTCCATCACCCCCCAGGAGGAAGAATGGATCTTGAGTGGATTCTCGGTTAATGCCAGTCGTGCCAAAAAGGCAGAGTTTCTAACCGCGCAGCTACCAGGACTCATCGAAAGCTACCGCGCACTCAATCAACCGATGTTGCATGAGCACAAGGCCGTATTAACCCTGCTACGGGAAAATATTAGTCACAAAAAAGAACTGATTGTGCGATCGCTTCTGGAAACCCTAGATCTTCTCCAGTCTGAGCCGGCCGCCTTCAGTCTGGCACAGTCTCTACAACATGCTGCACCTGTGGTCTTGGGAGATCTATTGGATCAAGAAAACTGGGGCGATCGCCTGCCGCCAGACATCCTGCATTGTTTGATCCAACCGGGAGAATCACCGGTATCCTGTTCACTGGAATTCTCCCCTGAGGCAATTCTGGGGCACCTAGACGTCTTGCTCCAAGAGCAAAATCCTATGATCCAGGCGGCAGCGCTCTATATGATTGCTCAACTAGACCCAGACCGCAGTCTAGCGATCGCTCGGAATCATCGCCACACGTTTAGTTCCCATCTTGTACAGGAAACCATTGATCAACTATTGACTTGGCAATCGTCGTCTACAGAAAAATTGACTCTGACCCAGTTCCCAACGCTGGAGAAATTGGTTTACTTATTTAATAGCGACTTTTTCCACCGAATGCAGAGTGACACACTCATTGCCCTTGCCGATCGAGCGGAGGTGAGACCCTACAATCAAGGGGATGTGATTACAGAAGCTGGAGATACTTGTCGAGAGTTGCTGCTGCTGATCGAAGGCGACGCCGACATCCACTATCAGACGGAATCTGGGGTTCACGTCGAACAGCTCCATCCGGGGCAAACGCTAGACGAGCTGGAAGTTTTAGCCCACAGCAGTTCAGAAAATACGATCGTTGCAGATAGCGAACGTACCCGAATCCTAGCGATTTCTGTCGATACCTTTGACGATTTACTCGACCACGATCTTGACTTTGCCCGGCGCGTTTTGGAGTTAGAAAGTCGGCAGCTTCAGCGATTCGTGCGCTCGATACAGCCCCAGTTTCCCTAA